One window of Psychrobacillus sp. FSL H8-0483 genomic DNA carries:
- a CDS encoding helicase-related protein has product MVVAMLDNKRNGSVGEALIPHLKRGSKVSIMSSLFSIYAFEHLKKELNSVDSVRLLLSEPAFTNKPYSENDTKKVRLEKEAALAGTPQEYYLRNNLNQAKIAKECAEWLKQKVEIRSTTELNSGLNLIISQESKGEGASIQGSSPFTAEGLGYVSSPTLFMNTYITETKDYITWFNEIWNDKNKIEPIKEELLKRLELLYREQTPEFLYFVTLYNIFQEYIEDFSEEEIIKEKTGFKDTSIWNKLYKFQKDGVLGAIDKLEKYNGCIIADSVGLGKTFEALAVIKYYELRNDRVLVLCPKKLRENWLVYTQNDTRNSLSSDRFNYDVLNHTDLSRYEGLSGDINLSTINWSNYDLVVIDESHNFRNNQARKDRDTRYSRMMKDIIQAGVKTKVLMLSATPVNNKMNDLKNQVAFITEGKDNALSAAGIDSVESTLRNAQMVFNKWLKLSENERTSENLLELLNFDYFRLLDTLTIARSRKHIEKYYNMSEIGKFPERLKPINIKADIDEEGSFPKISEINKVINRLTLSAYAPLKYILPEKELEYSKKYDLRLKGGSVFKQKDRESSLIHLMRVNMLKRMESSISSFGFTVSTLLRRIDDLIVKLESSKGNARTDVSIQDINFDDEEFDSQLIGSKVKVLLQDVDQVKWLGDLKDDQSKLESLLKEAAKINANRDAKLNLLKQTISDKIDNPLNDANKKVLVFTAFADTATYLYEHLSLWMKEKYGLETALVIGSGGNKTTHSTISRDLNSILTNFSPKSKERSKTSYSEAAEIDLLIATDCISEGQNLQDCDFLVNYDIHWNPVRIIQRFGRVDRLGSVNDVIQLVNFWPNMELEEYIDLENRVSGRMVLLDISATGEENVIDDSNGKMNDLEYRSNQLKQLQETVLDLEDISGSISITDLTLNDFKMDLISYMEGNKEEVSNAQRGLFTIADKAKLPEGYREEGVIFCLRHTEQNNHINEKSALYPFFLVYMDKDGDVKLSHSKTKQILDLFRKACQGETNVYPDLIQSFNEETSNQEDMGNYTYLLKKSTEFVLGIVEETGMASLFSLGQTAVLQNVASSTDDFEVISFLIIK; this is encoded by the coding sequence ATGGTAGTTGCAATGCTTGATAATAAAAGAAATGGAAGTGTAGGCGAAGCTTTGATTCCACATTTAAAAAGGGGATCAAAAGTATCGATCATGTCATCTCTATTCAGTATTTATGCTTTTGAACATTTGAAAAAAGAACTGAACAGTGTGGATTCCGTTAGACTTCTTCTATCAGAACCAGCTTTCACGAACAAGCCCTACAGTGAAAATGATACAAAAAAAGTCAGACTGGAAAAAGAAGCTGCATTAGCAGGTACTCCACAAGAATATTACCTTCGAAATAATTTGAATCAGGCAAAGATAGCTAAAGAGTGTGCAGAATGGTTGAAACAAAAAGTGGAAATAAGATCCACAACTGAACTAAATTCAGGATTAAATCTGATTATCTCACAAGAATCTAAAGGGGAAGGAGCAAGCATTCAAGGTTCTTCCCCATTTACTGCAGAGGGACTAGGGTATGTATCCTCTCCTACCCTGTTTATGAATACATACATAACGGAAACAAAAGACTACATTACTTGGTTCAATGAAATTTGGAATGATAAAAATAAAATCGAGCCGATTAAAGAAGAGCTATTAAAAAGACTCGAACTACTATATCGAGAACAAACCCCTGAATTCCTATACTTTGTTACTCTTTATAACATTTTTCAAGAATACATAGAAGACTTTTCAGAGGAAGAAATTATTAAAGAAAAAACAGGATTCAAAGACACGTCTATTTGGAATAAGCTTTACAAGTTTCAAAAAGATGGAGTGTTAGGTGCAATTGATAAGTTAGAAAAGTATAACGGGTGTATTATTGCGGATAGTGTAGGACTCGGTAAAACATTTGAAGCCCTAGCTGTTATTAAATATTACGAACTTAGAAACGATCGTGTACTGGTGCTTTGCCCTAAAAAACTTCGTGAAAACTGGCTAGTCTATACGCAAAATGATACTAGAAATAGTTTAAGTTCTGATAGATTTAACTATGATGTGCTGAATCATACAGATTTGAGTAGATATGAAGGGTTATCAGGTGACATTAATTTATCCACCATTAATTGGTCAAACTATGACTTAGTTGTAATAGATGAATCACACAATTTTAGAAATAACCAAGCTCGTAAAGATAGAGATACACGTTATTCGAGAATGATGAAAGACATCATACAGGCTGGTGTAAAAACGAAAGTGCTCATGCTTTCAGCAACTCCAGTAAATAACAAAATGAACGATTTGAAAAACCAAGTTGCCTTTATAACCGAAGGAAAAGATAACGCATTGTCCGCAGCAGGTATCGATAGTGTCGAATCAACGCTTCGGAATGCACAAATGGTTTTTAATAAATGGCTCAAATTAAGTGAAAATGAAAGAACTTCTGAAAATCTTCTCGAGCTACTAAACTTTGACTATTTTCGGTTATTAGATACACTTACGATTGCTAGATCTAGAAAACATATTGAAAAGTATTACAATATGAGCGAAATTGGAAAGTTTCCAGAGCGCTTAAAGCCTATCAATATCAAAGCAGATATAGACGAAGAAGGTTCCTTTCCAAAAATAAGTGAGATTAATAAAGTGATCAATCGCTTAACTTTAAGTGCCTATGCACCATTGAAATATATACTTCCAGAAAAAGAATTAGAATACAGCAAGAAGTATGACTTGCGTTTAAAAGGCGGTTCTGTGTTTAAACAAAAAGACCGTGAGTCGAGCCTTATTCATTTAATGCGCGTTAATATGTTAAAGCGGATGGAAAGCTCTATAAGTTCGTTTGGCTTTACTGTATCTACATTACTAAGAAGAATAGATGATTTAATCGTGAAATTAGAATCAAGTAAAGGTAATGCGAGGACAGATGTATCTATTCAGGATATCAATTTTGATGATGAAGAATTCGACAGTCAACTAATAGGGTCTAAAGTAAAAGTATTATTACAAGACGTCGATCAAGTAAAATGGCTTGGAGATCTAAAAGATGATCAATCAAAGCTAGAGAGTCTTCTTAAGGAAGCAGCGAAAATCAATGCAAATCGCGATGCTAAATTGAATCTATTGAAGCAGACAATTTCAGATAAAATAGACAACCCCTTAAATGATGCCAATAAAAAAGTGTTAGTATTCACCGCATTTGCCGATACTGCAACTTATCTATACGAACATCTTTCCCTTTGGATGAAAGAAAAATATGGACTTGAAACGGCACTAGTTATTGGTTCTGGAGGGAACAAAACTACCCATTCCACAATTTCACGTGACCTGAATTCTATCCTGACTAATTTTTCTCCGAAATCGAAAGAGCGAAGTAAAACAAGTTATAGTGAAGCTGCTGAAATAGATTTATTAATAGCAACGGATTGTATTTCCGAAGGACAGAACTTACAAGATTGTGATTTTCTCGTAAATTATGATATCCATTGGAACCCAGTACGCATCATTCAACGATTTGGACGAGTAGATCGATTAGGTTCAGTAAATGACGTCATTCAACTAGTTAATTTTTGGCCTAATATGGAGCTAGAAGAGTATATTGATTTAGAAAATCGTGTAAGTGGACGTATGGTTCTACTAGATATTTCAGCGACAGGTGAAGAAAATGTCATCGATGATTCTAATGGCAAAATGAACGATTTGGAATACCGTTCCAATCAGTTGAAGCAACTACAAGAAACAGTACTTGATCTAGAAGATATTTCAGGAAGCATCTCTATTACAGATTTAACGTTGAATGACTTTAAAATGGACTTGATAAGTTATATGGAGGGGAATAAAGAGGAAGTTTCGAATGCCCAACGTGGGTTATTTACAATAGCTGACAAAGCAAAGCTACCAGAGGGATATCGGGAAGAGGGAGTTATTTTCTGTCTCCGCCATACGGAACAAAACAATCATATTAATGAAAAAAGTGCTCTGTATCCTTTCTTTTTGGTTTATATGGATAAAGACGGTGACGTCAAACTTAGTCATAGTAAAACAAAACAAATCCTCGATCTTTTTAGAAAAGCATGCCAAGGGGAAACGAATGTGTATCCAGATTTAATCCAGTCATTTAATGAAGAAACAAGCAATCAAGAAGATATGGGGAATTACACATATCTATTAAAAAAATCGACTGAATTTGTACTTGGTATCGTAGAGGAAACAGGAATGGCCTCATTATTTTCGTTAGGTCAAACAGCAGTACTTCAAAACGTCGCTTCTTCCACAGACGATTTTGAGGTTATTTCATTCTTAATCATAAAGTAG
- a CDS encoding ATP-binding cassette domain-containing protein, with the protein MPMLEIKEFGKRFTIHHLGKTMPAIEHINFSLEAGEFIGIVGKSGSGKSTILKSIYRSYLPDTGGILYNSSRFGDIDLSTIPERQMLYLRKYEIGYVSQFLNVMPRTTCKQLVINALLEMGESKEVALVEAEKALTHFELDPKLWDSYPNTFSGGEKLRLNIAMATVKNPRLLLLDEPTASLDQQSKLKVREIIEKLKNKGTTLVGIFHDIEFMEGLCDKVFDMQTRQLTVAKEVVGNES; encoded by the coding sequence ATGCCGATGCTAGAAATAAAGGAATTTGGCAAGCGATTCACCATTCATCATTTAGGGAAAACGATGCCTGCGATTGAACATATTAATTTCTCCTTGGAAGCTGGAGAATTTATAGGAATTGTAGGGAAGAGTGGCAGTGGGAAATCTACTATATTGAAAAGTATTTACCGCTCCTATTTACCCGATACAGGCGGGATCTTATATAACTCAAGTCGTTTTGGGGACATCGATTTGTCGACCATTCCCGAAAGACAGATGTTGTATTTACGAAAGTATGAAATTGGCTACGTGTCCCAATTTTTAAATGTCATGCCGAGAACCACCTGCAAACAGCTCGTTATAAATGCCTTACTGGAAATGGGCGAATCAAAGGAAGTTGCTCTTGTAGAAGCGGAAAAAGCATTAACTCATTTTGAATTAGATCCAAAACTATGGGACAGCTATCCAAATACTTTTTCTGGCGGTGAAAAACTGCGCTTGAACATTGCTATGGCAACGGTTAAAAACCCAAGGTTATTATTGTTGGATGAACCAACTGCTAGTCTAGATCAGCAATCAAAACTAAAGGTTCGTGAAATCATCGAGAAGTTGAAAAACAAAGGAACAACCTTAGTAGGTATTTTTCATGATATCGAATTTATGGAAGGTCTTTGTGATAAGGTTTTCGATATGCAAACAAGGCAACTGACTGTTGCGAAAGAAGTTGTTGGCAATGAAAGCTGA
- the phnC gene encoding phosphonate ABC transporter ATP-binding protein, which translates to MSLVKVEKLGKSYNAETKVLKDVSFEVGAGEFVSIIGSSGAGKSTLLRCINRMVEIDEGKVIFDGLDVGTLNKKELRKMRTNIGMIFQHYNLVPRLSVIENVLHGRFGYKTTLQGILGRFSEAEKEHAFFLLKKLGIEEHAYKRCDQLSGGQQQRVGIARSLIQEPKIVLCDEPIASLDPNASKVIMDYLKMITMELNITCIVNLHQVEVAREYSDRIIGLSKGSIVFDGPSYRLNTDSTDLIYGTKTVEKRQLVTV; encoded by the coding sequence ATGTCCTTAGTTAAAGTGGAGAAGTTAGGGAAATCATATAACGCAGAAACGAAAGTTTTAAAGGACGTTAGTTTTGAGGTAGGAGCAGGAGAATTTGTTTCCATCATTGGGTCATCAGGGGCAGGGAAATCAACACTTTTACGCTGTATTAATCGAATGGTTGAAATCGATGAAGGAAAAGTCATTTTTGATGGTCTAGACGTAGGGACTTTGAACAAGAAAGAACTACGCAAAATGCGTACGAACATTGGCATGATCTTTCAACATTATAATCTCGTGCCGCGTTTATCGGTGATAGAAAATGTGCTACATGGTCGATTTGGATATAAAACAACGCTTCAAGGTATTCTGGGAAGGTTTTCAGAAGCAGAGAAGGAGCATGCCTTTTTCCTTCTTAAAAAATTAGGAATAGAAGAACATGCTTATAAACGATGCGATCAGCTAAGTGGAGGTCAACAACAACGTGTAGGTATTGCTCGCTCACTTATTCAAGAGCCAAAAATCGTTCTTTGTGATGAACCGATCGCTTCTCTTGATCCCAATGCATCCAAAGTGATTATGGATTATTTAAAAATGATTACGATGGAACTTAATATTACTTGCATCGTGAATTTGCATCAAGTGGAAGTTGCACGTGAATATTCTGATCGCATTATTGGTTTAAGTAAAGGGAGCATCGTATTTGATGGACCAAGCTATAGACTGAATACAGACAGTACAGACTTAATTTATGGAACAAAAACTGTAGAGAAAAGACAGTTAGTAACTGTGTAA
- a CDS encoding PhnD/SsuA/transferrin family substrate-binding protein, with the protein MKKNWSIISLFLVVALLLSACSEGTAGAKESKVDDVITIAWYPNESGTDMKSSRDEIGRVIEEATGKKVEHQLTTDYAIAIETLINNNADLAFMGAQGYIEAKNGNDAIQPLVVPTGKSGTLDDALYHSWLAVNVDAQDDFKVDGEFSLDTLEQKSMSFVSNSSTSGFVVPSSSIIAHYAEKSGFENLVPEDLMEGGPLFSQVLFGNSHQGSAVNLLSNNSEVAAFCDTCVENYVDVVEGEKNKAGSVYKVKDDAAEPFNTVPGKEFVLMSVTPVLNAPFAANLEALGQEDYDTLLELFTSDEVANNEKIFVPKDSGQPGLFFKTESERFAEVEDAWFNPIRELSK; encoded by the coding sequence ATGAAGAAAAATTGGTCTATCATCAGCCTGTTTTTAGTAGTTGCTCTATTGTTATCTGCATGCTCAGAAGGAACTGCTGGAGCGAAGGAGTCGAAAGTGGACGACGTGATCACAATCGCTTGGTACCCAAATGAATCTGGTACAGATATGAAATCTTCACGTGATGAAATTGGTCGAGTAATTGAAGAAGCTACTGGTAAAAAAGTGGAACATCAGTTAACTACTGATTACGCAATTGCTATTGAAACATTAATAAACAACAACGCAGATCTTGCTTTCATGGGAGCGCAAGGTTATATCGAAGCTAAGAATGGAAACGATGCTATTCAACCATTAGTTGTACCTACTGGTAAATCAGGTACGTTAGATGATGCATTATACCATAGCTGGTTAGCTGTAAATGTAGATGCACAAGATGATTTCAAAGTAGACGGAGAATTTTCTTTAGATACACTAGAACAAAAAAGTATGTCATTTGTTTCAAATAGTTCAACATCAGGATTTGTGGTTCCATCATCATCAATTATCGCTCATTATGCAGAGAAGTCAGGCTTTGAAAATTTAGTACCAGAAGATTTGATGGAAGGCGGACCTCTTTTCTCTCAAGTATTATTCGGTAACTCACACCAAGGTTCTGCAGTAAATCTATTAAGTAACAATTCAGAGGTAGCGGCTTTCTGTGATACTTGCGTAGAAAACTACGTAGATGTGGTGGAAGGTGAAAAAAACAAAGCTGGATCCGTTTATAAAGTAAAAGATGACGCAGCAGAGCCTTTTAACACAGTACCAGGTAAAGAATTTGTTTTGATGTCTGTAACTCCGGTATTAAACGCACCATTCGCAGCAAATTTAGAAGCTTTAGGTCAAGAGGATTATGATACATTGCTAGAACTATTCACTTCAGATGAAGTGGCAAACAATGAAAAAATCTTTGTTCCTAAAGATTCAGGACAACCAGGATTATTCTTCAAAACGGAAAGTGAAAGATTCGCAGAAGTGGAAGACGCATGGTTTAACCCAATTCGTGAGCTTTCTAAATAA
- a CDS encoding tyrosine-protein phosphatase yields MNKLLNAIQFEAIHNFRDMGGYKSKDGRTVKEGVLFRSGELGNMKEVDLEKLQQLSLHTIFDYRDEVEAQTNVTPLIGGVNNIRIPAQKQNETQTAAMKEILKNEAFSNIDEHSFTLFYVELPINNASYKKLVEIFVEGKGPLLHHCTAGKDRTGVGAAIILMILDIPIETIIEDYLKTNEFLQESTPKWLEKMKVIIQDDETVAILASCREIYIQSAYNSILSVYGSVDAYLLEEFGIDAGVREKVKSHYLV; encoded by the coding sequence ATGAATAAACTATTAAATGCAATACAGTTTGAAGCCATTCACAATTTTCGAGATATGGGTGGCTACAAGTCTAAAGATGGCCGTACAGTAAAAGAAGGGGTACTATTTCGCTCTGGTGAATTAGGAAATATGAAAGAAGTTGATCTGGAAAAGCTTCAACAATTAAGTTTGCATACTATTTTTGATTATCGTGATGAAGTGGAGGCACAAACCAATGTAACCCCTCTTATTGGTGGAGTAAACAATATTCGTATTCCTGCACAAAAACAAAATGAGACCCAAACTGCTGCCATGAAAGAAATATTAAAAAATGAAGCATTTTCTAATATAGATGAACACTCATTTACTTTATTTTACGTTGAATTACCGATAAATAATGCTTCCTATAAAAAGCTAGTAGAGATTTTTGTTGAGGGGAAGGGACCATTATTACATCACTGTACAGCAGGTAAAGACCGCACTGGAGTAGGAGCAGCAATTATTTTGATGATTTTAGATATTCCAATCGAGACCATTATCGAAGATTACTTAAAAACGAATGAATTTTTACAAGAAAGTACACCAAAATGGTTAGAAAAAATGAAGGTAATAATTCAAGACGATGAAACAGTGGCAATACTTGCAAGCTGTAGAGAAATCTATATTCAAAGCGCATATAATAGTATTTTATCGGTGTACGGGAGTGTAGATGCATATTTACTGGAGGAATTTGGGATAGATGCAGGTGTAAGAGAGAAAGTGAAATCACATTACTTAGTTTAA
- a CDS encoding PHP domain-containing protein: MKADLHVHSRYSDGSDLVESVMKTASKQGVTHISFVDHDTVKGLPEIIKLGEKYGIKVIPGIEISAYDFNRNRKVHVLGYNYHPDATHIQKICEPLLDRRQAHSIWQIEQITTAGYELDIEAIKETAKPSETIYKQHIMHHLTDADYSSSEYNQLYKRLFKGDGVAAGDIEYIDAFEAVQAIVADGGLAVVAHPGQLDSYDIIPELVEVGLGGIERNHLDHTDEDYQKVEVIAGKYGLVMTGGTDFHGLYGATIEIGAIVSPSFNEL, from the coding sequence ATGAAAGCTGATTTACATGTTCACAGTCGATACTCGGACGGTTCAGATCTTGTAGAATCGGTAATGAAAACGGCAAGTAAGCAAGGGGTAACGCATATTAGTTTTGTCGATCATGACACGGTTAAAGGCCTACCTGAAATAATCAAACTTGGTGAAAAATACGGCATAAAGGTGATACCTGGTATTGAAATTTCAGCTTACGACTTTAATCGAAACCGTAAAGTACATGTGCTGGGATATAACTATCATCCGGATGCTACCCACATACAGAAGATTTGCGAACCGCTACTGGACCGACGTCAGGCTCATTCTATTTGGCAGATAGAACAAATTACAACTGCTGGATATGAACTGGACATAGAGGCAATAAAGGAAACCGCTAAGCCTTCCGAGACCATTTACAAACAACATATTATGCACCATCTCACCGATGCGGACTATTCATCTTCTGAATATAATCAACTTTATAAAAGGTTATTTAAAGGAGACGGTGTTGCTGCTGGGGATATCGAGTATATAGACGCTTTTGAAGCTGTGCAAGCAATTGTTGCAGACGGAGGACTAGCTGTCGTGGCGCATCCTGGTCAGTTAGATTCCTATGACATTATTCCAGAGCTTGTAGAGGTTGGCTTAGGGGGAATAGAACGGAATCATCTAGATCATACAGATGAAGACTATCAAAAGGTGGAAGTTATAGCTGGAAAATATGGATTGGTCATGACGGGTGGTACAGATTTCCATGGTTTGTATGGAGCAACTATTGAAATTGGGGCTATTGTGAGCCCTTCATTCAACGAGTTGTAA
- a CDS encoding DUF4391 domain-containing protein: MKDELMECLDFPKKSIVNRILAKNIIAQSADLSPKEKEYLTNEIERVYILASLNEPSTNIPVFKSEQYRYEEILCLYVQLRSTTKLEHLKKMFHAIFPNPVLLVFESPDNKLMISTCHKRLNLQDISKVVDEQIKSTDWFHIEKEFEKFIRSITYRQLSFIDLFQLYDSYHSHIRLTKCVQYMDNYPKEVSSLDELLNHLDLIEQVDHSIELLKKQQKKAIEFNEKMEWHMKIKREEKKRTKEIETLKGMI, translated from the coding sequence ATGAAAGATGAACTAATGGAATGTTTAGATTTTCCAAAGAAAAGCATTGTCAATCGAATATTAGCTAAAAACATTATTGCGCAATCAGCAGATTTATCGCCAAAGGAAAAAGAGTACTTGACGAACGAAATTGAGCGAGTTTATATTCTAGCTTCTCTAAATGAGCCAAGCACGAACATTCCGGTTTTTAAATCAGAACAATACCGATACGAAGAAATTTTATGTTTGTATGTGCAGTTACGTTCAACAACAAAATTGGAGCATCTTAAAAAGATGTTCCATGCTATTTTTCCAAATCCAGTATTACTTGTTTTCGAATCTCCAGACAATAAGTTAATGATCAGCACATGTCATAAGCGCTTAAACTTACAAGATATAAGTAAAGTAGTGGATGAACAAATTAAATCTACTGATTGGTTCCATATAGAAAAAGAATTTGAAAAGTTCATCCGTTCCATTACCTATCGTCAACTGTCATTCATCGATTTGTTCCAACTGTATGATTCTTATCATTCTCATATTCGACTAACTAAGTGTGTGCAATATATGGATAACTATCCGAAAGAGGTATCCAGTTTAGATGAACTACTAAATCATTTAGATCTAATAGAACAGGTGGATCATTCGATAGAATTATTAAAAAAACAACAGAAGAAAGCAATAGAGTTTAATGAAAAGATGGAATGGCATATGAAGATAAAACGAGAAGAAAAAAAGAGAACGAAAGAAATTGAAACACTGAAAGGTATGATTTAA
- the phnE gene encoding phosphonate ABC transporter, permease protein PhnE: MEATTTTTSTYIKRKSDGRISLKSGNKVERVMKWTILLLTALTILAFLFFNYTGLDLATAIPETIYNLKTMFLEPALTHFTWGEAIYQVGITLGLAFLSTILGAVIALFLALMAATNLSNKWVSQTIRIVVAFIRAVPTVLWVLIFAIAAGLGSEAAVLGMLFHSIAYLVKAFSEAFEEVDKGIMEALRATGANWWHIVTHAVLPSTFTYLLSWTFLRFEINFSVAVAMGAAAGAGGIGFELFMASGFYFDMREVGLITYMILLLAIILELTSTKLKSRYFPASAK; encoded by the coding sequence ATGGAAGCAACAACTACCACTACATCGACATATATCAAAAGAAAATCAGATGGCCGTATCTCTCTTAAATCAGGTAACAAAGTGGAACGCGTGATGAAATGGACCATTCTACTACTTACTGCTCTAACCATTTTAGCGTTTCTGTTTTTTAACTATACGGGCTTGGATTTAGCGACAGCTATCCCTGAAACCATTTATAACTTGAAAACGATGTTCTTAGAACCAGCATTAACTCATTTCACATGGGGAGAAGCTATTTATCAAGTAGGGATTACGCTTGGATTAGCATTCCTTTCGACGATTTTAGGAGCGGTCATTGCGCTTTTCCTAGCGTTAATGGCGGCAACTAATCTATCCAACAAGTGGGTATCTCAAACGATTCGAATCGTGGTTGCTTTTATCCGAGCAGTTCCAACCGTATTATGGGTATTAATTTTTGCAATTGCAGCAGGGCTAGGAAGTGAAGCTGCCGTTCTAGGTATGCTTTTCCACTCTATTGCATATTTAGTAAAAGCTTTTTCAGAAGCGTTTGAAGAAGTGGATAAAGGAATAATGGAAGCGCTACGTGCAACAGGAGCCAATTGGTGGCATATTGTGACACATGCTGTCTTGCCGTCCACCTTCACGTATCTGTTATCCTGGACGTTTTTACGATTTGAAATTAACTTCTCTGTAGCTGTAGCAATGGGAGCAGCAGCAGGAGCGGGTGGTATTGGCTTTGAATTGTTCATGGCATCTGGCTTCTACTTTGATATGCGCGAAGTCGGGTTAATCACCTATATGATTTTACTTTTAGCGATTATTTTAGAGTTAACTTCTACTAAATTGAAAAGTCGTTACTTCCCAGCCTCAGCCAAATAA
- the phnE gene encoding phosphonate ABC transporter, permease protein PhnE — protein MNEKVMRNQRKWQTILFATIIIVLTYLSSDITNFNIIHGIATLPNAVTWIFSNMIVTQETLERLPKILEKLAETILMSIAATTTGTVVSLFLGLMGSKTTGTSRVLGIFARFVASVARNIPVVAWALILLLSFGQNSVTGYLALFVGSVGFLTRAFIESIDEASHSAVEALQATGATYFQIVYKAVIPQCLPQMISWILFMIETNIRSATLVGILTGTGIGYSFDLYYKTLNYNAVALVTLSIVISVIAIELISNHIRKVIL, from the coding sequence GTGAATGAAAAAGTAATGAGAAACCAGCGGAAATGGCAGACGATACTATTTGCCACCATTATTATCGTCTTGACGTATTTATCATCTGACATAACGAACTTTAATATCATTCATGGAATTGCAACGTTACCGAATGCCGTTACTTGGATATTCTCCAATATGATTGTTACCCAAGAAACCCTAGAAAGACTGCCGAAGATATTAGAAAAATTAGCCGAGACTATCCTTATGTCCATTGCAGCGACGACAACTGGGACTGTTGTTTCTCTCTTTTTAGGATTAATGGGATCTAAAACAACAGGAACGAGCAGAGTGTTAGGCATTTTTGCACGCTTCGTAGCATCTGTTGCACGAAATATTCCAGTCGTTGCTTGGGCATTAATATTGTTGCTTTCATTTGGTCAAAACTCGGTAACAGGTTACTTGGCGTTATTTGTTGGATCAGTTGGATTCTTAACGAGAGCATTTATCGAATCCATTGATGAAGCGAGTCACAGTGCAGTGGAAGCATTGCAAGCAACTGGAGCCACATACTTTCAAATTGTCTATAAAGCAGTTATTCCCCAATGTTTGCCACAGATGATTAGCTGGATTTTGTTTATGATCGAGACGAACATCAGAAGTGCTACACTCGTTGGTATTTTAACTGGTACTGGAATTGGGTACTCATTCGACCTCTATTACAAAACCCTTAACTATAATGCAGTAGCACTAGTAACACTTAGTATCGTCATTTCCGTCATTGCTATTGAGTTAATTTCAAACCATATACGGAAGGTGATTCTATAA